From Cannabis sativa cultivar Pink pepper isolate KNU-18-1 chromosome 8, ASM2916894v1, whole genome shotgun sequence, a single genomic window includes:
- the LOC133030662 gene encoding uncharacterized protein LOC133030662, producing MYHPGKANVVADALSRRGPGLVSTLQGVSRELVEDMERAVKAEHQRPAGLLQPLKLPEWKWEEISMDFVTGLPKTTKQHDAIWVVVDRYTKSAHFLPVRMTYSMDHFAELYVNEIVRLNGAPYSIVCDRDARFTSFFGKAYERAMGTRLKFDRISSRDRWSPLHWDELGENKLLGPDAVQHTNEAIQKIRARMITAQSRQKSYADLKRRDIEFEVGDHVFLRVTPRKGLSVKRFGKRGKLSPRYVGPFQILDRVGSVAYRIALPPSLSGVHNVFHVSQLRKYVSDPSHVLSYETLGLQEDLSYNERPVKILDQKDRILRNKTITLVKVLWRNKGGRGSYLGA from the exons ATGTACCATCCcggtaaagccaatgtggtagcggatgcactCAGCCGTAGAGGTCCCGGACTAGTTTCCACTTTACAAGGAGTATCAAGGGAATTAGTGGAAGACATGGAACGAGCTG ttaaagcaGAGCATCAAAGACCAGCGGGATTGTTACAACCACTGAAGctccctgaatggaagtgggaagagatttccatggattttgtgactgGATTACCTAAGACTACAAAGCAACATGACGCCATTTGGGTAGTCGTCGATAGGTATACAAAATCTGCCCATTTTCTACCAGTACGCATGACTTACTCCATGGACCATTTTGCTGAACTTTATGTGAATGAGATTGTGAGATTAAATGGGGCACCGTATTCTATTGTTTGTGATCGAGATGCTCGGTTCACTTCGTTTTTTGGGAAAGCTTACGAGAGAGCAATGGGAACTCGATTGAAGTTCGACCGCATATCATCCAGAGACAGATG GTCTCCACTGCATTGGGATGAGTTGGGAGAGAACAAACTCCTAGGGCCAGATGCAGTTCAGCACACCAACGAAGCTATTCAAAAGATCAGGGCTAGAATGATCACAGCTCAGAGCAGACAGAAATCTTATGCAGACCTGAAGCGGAGAGACATTGAGTTCGAAGTGGGTGATCATGTGTTTCTTCGAGTGACACCACGAAAAGGACTCTCGGTGAAGAGATTTGGCAAGAGAGGGAAACTAAGTCCTAGATATGTTGGTCCATTTCAGATATTGGATAGAGTGGGCAGTGTAGCTTATAGAATAGCTTTACCGCCATCATTATCTGGGgtgcataatgtatttcatgtatctCAACTCCGGAAATATGTGTCAGACCCATCGCATGTTTTGAGCTATGAAACACTGGGTTTGCAGGAAGATTTGTCCTACAATGAACGTCCGGTGAAGATTCTTGATCAAAAGGATAGGATTTTGAGAAATAAGACAATTACCCTGGTGAAAGTCCTATGGAGAAACAAAGGTGGCCGAGGAAGCTACTTGGGAGCTTGA
- the LOC115700484 gene encoding mini zinc finger protein 2, whose product MRKRQVVVRREEVSRSMGVVMSVRYGECQKNHAAGVGGYAVDGCREFMASGVEGTTAALTCAACGCHRNFHRREPDQTPSTTTSHHHHEVVCDSSSSPSSSNGL is encoded by the coding sequence ATGAGGAAGAGGCAAGTTGTGGTGAGAAGAGAAGAAGTTTCTAGAAGCATGGGAGTGGTGATGAGCGTGAGATATGGAGAGTGTCAGAAGAATCATGCGGCGGGTGTAGGAGGTTACGCTGTGGACGGCTGCAGAGAATTCATGGCCAGTGGTGTTGAAGGTACCACAGCTGCACTAACGTGCGCCGCATGTGGTTGTCACAGGAATTTTCATAGAAGGGAACCTGATCAAACCCCTTCTACTACTACTTCTCATCATCACCATGAGGTAGTTTgtgattcttcttcttctccttcttcatcCAATGGTCTATGA